One genomic window of Prochlorococcus marinus str. NATL2A includes the following:
- the alaS gene encoding alanine--tRNA ligase gives MEKSSSSLIDPPSLSGDEIRDAFINFFVQHNHKKLASSSLIPDDPTVLLTIAGMLPFKPIFLGLKESSTPRATSSQKCIRTNDIENVGRTARHHTFFEMLGNFSFGDYFKKEAIQWAWELSTEVFRLNPQNIVISVFKEDLEAEQIWKEVVGVDANRIIRMGAADNFWSSGATGPCGPCSELYFDFKPELGSDEIDLEDDSRFIEFYNLVFMQYNRDLKGNLEPLANCHIDTGMGLERMAQILQKKSNNYETDLIFPLINAAALLAQIKYETTNKKNKTSLKIIGDHCRAVTHLICDGVSASNLGRGYILRRLIRRMIRHGRLVGIIQPFLPQLAEIAIELMKNAYPQLLEKKKIILNELKIEESRFLETLERGEKLLAEITSHECDLISGAQAFELYDTYGFPLELTEEIANEKGISVDINGFENEMAKQRKRAKEASVSIDLTEEGSIEREISLFDDTRFEGYEKLETTSTVIGIFKNNESVKQAVQGDLVKIIVNRTPFYAESGGQIGDKGLITSQDLEVSVENVRKKKNIFIHSGIVNTGVLEINSSVQMNVTPSFRQRTTSNHTATHLLQSALKLSIDSSVSQRGSLVSNHRLRFDFNAPKPLTIKELEDMEARINQWINEDHLIQIKTMPIKEAMAAGALAMFGEKYGDVVRVVDVPGISMELCGGTHVTRTSQLGTFKIINETGIASGIRRIEAIAGPSVLDYFNERDLVVKELSKSFKVQSYEIVERVSSLQLELKDKTKELIKVKNELALAKALGLATYAKSVGKSKLLIRRLDGVDGSGLQSAASSLIDHLGKYSAVIFGGIPNQEIDNKLVFVAAFSPDLVSDGLHAGKFISGVAKMCGGGGGGRPNLAQAGGSQPQSLDLALEKANENLTQQLS, from the coding sequence ATGGAAAAAAGTTCTTCCTCTTTAATTGATCCGCCATCTCTTTCAGGAGATGAAATAAGAGATGCATTTATAAACTTTTTTGTACAACATAATCATAAGAAACTAGCAAGTTCTTCTTTAATTCCAGATGATCCAACAGTTTTATTGACTATTGCAGGGATGTTACCTTTTAAGCCTATCTTTTTAGGATTAAAAGAGTCTTCTACTCCGAGAGCAACATCCAGTCAAAAATGTATAAGAACAAATGATATTGAAAATGTAGGAAGAACTGCGAGGCATCATACTTTTTTTGAGATGCTCGGTAATTTCTCTTTTGGTGATTATTTTAAAAAGGAGGCAATTCAATGGGCATGGGAATTATCTACTGAGGTTTTTCGACTAAATCCACAGAATATAGTCATTAGCGTTTTTAAAGAAGACTTAGAAGCAGAGCAAATATGGAAAGAAGTTGTAGGGGTTGATGCAAATAGAATCATCAGAATGGGTGCTGCTGATAATTTTTGGTCATCCGGAGCTACAGGACCTTGTGGTCCATGTTCGGAACTTTATTTTGATTTTAAACCCGAATTAGGAAGTGATGAAATAGATCTTGAGGACGATAGTCGATTTATAGAATTTTATAATTTGGTTTTTATGCAATACAACCGCGACTTAAAGGGCAATCTTGAACCATTGGCGAATTGTCATATTGATACAGGAATGGGCTTGGAAAGAATGGCTCAAATTTTGCAAAAAAAATCTAATAATTATGAAACGGATCTTATTTTTCCTCTCATTAATGCAGCGGCTTTATTAGCTCAAATTAAGTATGAAACTACAAATAAAAAAAATAAAACATCATTAAAAATTATTGGAGATCATTGCAGGGCCGTGACCCATTTGATTTGTGACGGTGTAAGTGCTAGTAATTTAGGGCGAGGCTATATTCTTCGTCGTCTCATACGGCGTATGATTCGACATGGTCGACTGGTAGGCATTATTCAGCCGTTTTTACCTCAACTGGCTGAAATTGCTATTGAGTTGATGAAAAATGCTTATCCTCAATTACTTGAGAAAAAGAAAATTATTCTTAATGAGTTAAAAATAGAAGAATCTCGTTTCCTTGAAACGCTTGAACGGGGAGAGAAACTTTTGGCAGAGATAACATCTCATGAATGTGATCTTATCTCTGGTGCGCAGGCATTTGAGCTTTATGATACTTATGGTTTCCCTTTGGAATTAACAGAAGAGATCGCGAATGAAAAAGGTATTTCTGTTGATATTAATGGTTTTGAGAACGAGATGGCTAAGCAACGTAAACGTGCAAAAGAGGCTTCTGTTAGTATTGATTTAACTGAAGAAGGTTCAATTGAAAGAGAAATTTCTTTATTTGATGACACAAGATTTGAGGGCTATGAAAAATTAGAAACTACTTCAACTGTAATAGGCATTTTTAAAAATAATGAATCAGTAAAACAAGCTGTTCAAGGTGATTTAGTCAAGATTATAGTTAATAGAACGCCTTTTTATGCTGAGTCGGGTGGCCAAATTGGAGATAAAGGCTTAATAACGTCTCAAGATCTTGAGGTGTCTGTAGAAAATGTTAGAAAAAAGAAGAATATTTTTATTCATTCTGGAATTGTTAACACTGGGGTTCTAGAGATTAACTCATCTGTTCAGATGAATGTTACTCCATCTTTTCGTCAACGAACTACATCAAATCACACCGCTACACATCTATTGCAATCAGCTTTAAAATTATCGATTGACTCAAGTGTAAGTCAAAGAGGCTCGTTAGTTTCAAATCATCGATTGAGATTTGATTTTAATGCTCCAAAACCTTTGACAATAAAAGAACTTGAAGATATGGAAGCACGAATAAATCAATGGATTAACGAGGACCATCTAATTCAAATTAAAACAATGCCAATTAAGGAGGCTATGGCTGCTGGTGCGTTGGCAATGTTTGGTGAGAAATATGGTGATGTAGTACGCGTTGTTGATGTTCCAGGCATTTCTATGGAGTTATGTGGAGGAACCCATGTAACTCGTACGTCACAACTAGGTACATTTAAGATTATTAATGAGACAGGTATTGCTTCAGGTATTAGACGAATAGAGGCTATAGCTGGTCCATCAGTTTTAGATTATTTTAATGAACGTGATTTGGTAGTTAAGGAGTTAAGTAAATCATTCAAAGTTCAATCATATGAAATTGTTGAGAGAGTCTCATCCCTTCAACTGGAATTGAAAGATAAAACAAAAGAACTTATCAAAGTCAAAAATGAACTCGCTTTGGCGAAGGCATTGGGTTTAGCGACTTATGCAAAATCTGTTGGTAAGAGTAAATTATTAATTAGACGTTTAGATGGAGTTGACGGATCTGGATTGCAATCTGCGGCTTCAAGTTTGATAGATCATTTAGGCAAGTACTCTGCTGTTATTTTTGGAGGCATTCCAAATCAGGAGATCGATAATAAATTAGTTTTTGTTGCTGCATTTTCTCCTGATTTGGTATCAGATGGTTTACATGCAGGCAAATTTATAAGTGGGGTTGCAAAAATGTGTGGTGGTGGTGGTGGTGGTCGTCCAAATCTCGCCCAAGCTGGTGGTAGTCAACCTCAATCGTTGGATCTAGCTTTAGAAAAAGCTAATGAGAATTTGACTCAACAATTATCTTAA
- a CDS encoding diflavin flavoprotein — protein MIFTKSTALENQKSDIPKLSLQYEQIAIDTHTLRSLDWDRSRFDIEFGLRNGTTYNSFLIRGKKTALIDTSHLKFKDIWFEKLRQEINPTEIDYLIVSHTEPDHSGLIKYLIELNPNIEIVASKVAIKFLKDQIHQPFKSRAVKSGEEINLESTSISGIEHRIEFISAPNLHWPDTIFSFDHGTQVLYTCDAFGLHYCSEKLYDENPSLLNEDFRFYYDCLMGPNARSVVQALKKIDSLPTIQTIGVGHGPILNFNTQLWLNHYREWSTQRSTGENYAVVCYLSQYGYCDRLSQAIAHGIGKANAQVQLVDLIASDTQELSALISEASAVVVPTWPIKTDSELQSNIGTLLASLKQKQWVATYDSYGGNEEPIDFITNQLRKLGQKEAFKPLRVRDEPNKSVYQQFEEAGTDLGQILTRKKNIAATKSLDGDLNKALGCLSGGLYVVTAKDNEGADSRDGAMVASWVSQASFDPPGITVAVAKDRAIESLLQVNDRFVLNILQENNYLHLFRHFLKRFPPGANRFEGVELMNDLAAGGPVLSDALAFLSCKVIQRMETTDHWIIYSSVEKGNLSNTQSKTAVHHRRLGSNY, from the coding sequence ATGATTTTTACTAAATCGACAGCTTTAGAAAATCAGAAAAGTGATATTCCTAAGCTTTCACTGCAATATGAACAAATTGCTATAGATACTCACACTTTAAGATCATTGGATTGGGATCGAAGCAGGTTTGATATTGAATTTGGCCTTCGAAATGGGACAACTTATAATAGCTTTTTAATAAGAGGCAAAAAAACTGCACTTATAGATACAAGTCATTTAAAGTTTAAAGATATTTGGTTTGAAAAACTAAGACAAGAAATCAATCCAACAGAAATTGATTATTTAATAGTCAGTCACACAGAGCCAGATCATTCAGGACTGATAAAATATTTAATTGAATTAAACCCAAATATTGAAATCGTCGCATCTAAAGTAGCTATAAAATTCTTAAAAGACCAAATTCATCAACCTTTTAAGTCAAGAGCAGTCAAAAGCGGTGAAGAAATCAATTTAGAAAGTACTTCAATCAGCGGAATTGAGCATAGAATTGAATTTATTAGTGCACCAAATCTACACTGGCCAGATACGATTTTTTCTTTTGATCACGGTACACAAGTTTTATATACCTGTGACGCATTTGGTTTACATTACTGTTCAGAAAAATTATATGACGAAAATCCAAGTCTATTAAATGAAGATTTTCGATTTTATTATGACTGCCTCATGGGTCCAAATGCCCGAAGCGTAGTTCAGGCATTAAAAAAAATTGATTCATTACCAACTATCCAGACTATTGGTGTTGGGCATGGACCAATCCTGAATTTTAATACGCAGTTATGGCTGAATCATTACAGAGAATGGAGTACGCAAAGAAGCACGGGCGAAAACTATGCTGTGGTTTGCTATCTCAGTCAATATGGTTATTGTGACCGGTTAAGCCAAGCGATTGCTCATGGAATAGGCAAGGCAAATGCCCAAGTCCAATTAGTTGATCTTATTGCTTCAGATACTCAAGAGTTAAGTGCTCTAATTAGTGAAGCGAGTGCAGTCGTTGTGCCTACATGGCCTATCAAAACTGATTCAGAATTACAAAGCAATATTGGAACACTTCTAGCATCCTTAAAACAAAAGCAATGGGTAGCCACTTATGACTCATATGGCGGAAATGAAGAGCCTATTGACTTTATAACTAACCAATTAAGAAAGCTTGGACAAAAAGAAGCATTTAAACCACTTCGAGTTCGTGACGAACCAAACAAAAGTGTTTACCAACAATTTGAAGAGGCTGGTACAGATTTAGGTCAAATTCTTACTAGAAAGAAAAATATAGCTGCTACTAAGAGCCTTGATGGAGACTTAAATAAAGCGCTAGGTTGCCTAAGCGGTGGACTTTACGTTGTTACAGCAAAAGACAATGAAGGTGCTGATAGTCGAGACGGTGCGATGGTTGCAAGTTGGGTAAGTCAAGCAAGTTTTGACCCCCCTGGGATAACCGTAGCGGTAGCTAAAGACAGAGCAATTGAATCACTATTACAAGTCAATGATCGTTTTGTTCTGAATATCCTTCAAGAAAATAACTATTTGCACCTCTTCAGACACTTTTTAAAACGTTTTCCACCAGGTGCTAATCGATTTGAAGGAGTTGAATTAATGAATGATCTTGCAGCTGGGGGACCAGTGCTATCTGATGCGTTAGCGTTCCTTTCATGTAAAGTTATTCAAAGAATGGAGACAACAGATCATTGGATCATTTATTCATCAGTTGAAAAAGGTAATTTATCTAATACTCAAAGTAAAACAGCAGTTCATCACAGAAGACTTGGTAGTAATTATTAA
- the mrdA gene encoding penicillin-binding protein 2, which translates to MKKKEKLHLSSKKHVGAFNQPLIFFLFICLIFSVTVGRLFWIQIIRGSYYKKLSEENRVKLIANPPIRGRLLDRNGVVLADNKLFYSLAIQPRLLTKSEWIDLRNSLSDLLNVSTDQLEIAFNRSNYDTPYKKVLLTDLSVEQVIRFKEQENNLYGAQIDIGLIRNYPYKSLAAHALGYTQLITQDEFSKLSDRGYKLSDRIGRKGIEAAFESQLRGAWGGEMLEIDSIGTVQRSLGLKLPKAGRDIKLTLDLELQLTAEKVLSDKIAGAIVAIDPYTGAIRAIASQPTFDLNFFSQPFTNKQYNDLFLSSNLPLLSRAFNAYDPGSTWKPITAIAGMESGKFPANKKLNTVPCITYGSHCFPEYNKRGFGWIGYEDAFRVSSNTFFYQVGVGSGSKALYDAATKLGFDNYTGIETFIDENKGLVGNKKWAAEGRGWGNPGETPWIVEDMASASIGQSVVLVTPLQLARAYAVFANGGYLITPHLVDANINWRSEKYLRKVDIEDKTLETIRRGLRKVVTSGTGMGINLDHSILPPVAGKTGTAEDSSGGSDHAWFAGFAPYDSGEIVIVAFAQNTPGGGSVHALPMAREVLRAWYEQKSKNELIRSKD; encoded by the coding sequence ATGAAGAAGAAAGAAAAATTACATCTAAGTTCTAAAAAGCATGTAGGTGCTTTTAATCAGCCTCTAATTTTCTTTTTGTTTATTTGTTTAATCTTTTCAGTGACAGTTGGGCGTCTTTTTTGGATACAAATAATTAGGGGATCATATTATAAAAAACTTTCAGAGGAAAATAGAGTCAAGCTAATTGCTAATCCACCAATACGAGGAAGATTATTAGATCGTAATGGTGTGGTTCTTGCCGATAATAAACTCTTTTACTCATTAGCTATTCAACCTAGACTTCTAACTAAAAGTGAATGGATTGATCTAAGAAACTCTTTATCTGATTTGTTAAATGTTTCTACTGATCAATTAGAAATTGCATTTAATAGAAGTAATTATGACACTCCTTATAAAAAAGTACTATTAACTGATTTATCGGTGGAGCAGGTTATTAGGTTTAAAGAACAAGAGAATAATTTGTATGGTGCTCAAATTGATATTGGTTTAATTAGAAACTATCCATATAAGTCTTTAGCTGCACATGCTTTGGGTTATACACAGTTGATAACTCAGGACGAGTTTTCTAAGCTTTCAGACAGAGGTTATAAACTATCTGATCGAATTGGACGGAAAGGTATAGAGGCCGCTTTTGAATCTCAATTGAGAGGTGCATGGGGTGGTGAAATGCTTGAGATTGATTCAATAGGTACGGTTCAACGCAGTCTAGGTTTAAAGTTACCAAAAGCTGGTAGGGATATCAAATTAACTCTTGATCTAGAGCTACAACTTACTGCAGAAAAAGTTTTATCTGACAAAATTGCTGGAGCAATAGTAGCTATTGATCCCTATACAGGAGCAATAAGAGCAATTGCTAGTCAACCTACTTTCGACCTTAATTTTTTTTCTCAGCCTTTTACGAATAAACAATATAACGATCTTTTTTTGTCATCAAATCTTCCTCTTCTGAGTAGAGCATTTAATGCATACGATCCAGGAAGTACGTGGAAGCCCATAACTGCTATAGCAGGGATGGAGAGTGGTAAATTTCCTGCTAATAAAAAATTAAATACGGTTCCTTGTATCACTTATGGGAGTCATTGTTTTCCAGAATATAATAAAAGAGGTTTTGGTTGGATTGGATATGAAGATGCATTTAGAGTCTCCAGTAATACTTTTTTTTATCAAGTTGGGGTTGGTTCTGGTTCGAAAGCTTTATATGATGCGGCAACTAAACTTGGCTTTGACAATTACACTGGCATAGAAACTTTTATAGATGAAAATAAAGGCTTAGTAGGGAACAAGAAATGGGCTGCTGAGGGTCGTGGGTGGGGAAATCCTGGAGAAACTCCTTGGATCGTAGAGGATATGGCTAGTGCATCTATTGGTCAATCTGTTGTTTTAGTTACTCCATTGCAATTAGCACGAGCATATGCAGTTTTTGCAAATGGTGGTTATTTGATTACTCCTCATTTAGTTGATGCCAATATAAACTGGAGATCAGAGAAATATTTAAGAAAAGTTGACATAGAAGACAAAACACTTGAAACAATTCGTCGTGGGCTTCGTAAAGTTGTAACTAGTGGTACTGGTATGGGAATAAATCTAGATCATTCTATTCTTCCTCCCGTCGCTGGTAAAACTGGAACAGCAGAAGATAGTAGTGGAGGTTCTGATCATGCATGGTTTGCTGGATTTGCACCTTATGATTCTGGGGAAATAGTTATTGTTGCTTTTGCTCAGAATACTCCTGGTGGTGGTTCAGTACATGCTCTCCCTATGGCAAGAGAAGTGCTACGTGCTTGGTATGAGCAAAAATCTAAAAATGAGTTAATTAGAAGTAAAGATTAG
- a CDS encoding NADPH-dependent FMN reductase has translation MSNKKLLVIAASNGENLKLAKRFLVAGKELNYSCELLDLTDSKNDLPIFNPRNNSKDKAPENLKLINTEMESHSHWVICAPEYNGSIPPILTNAIAWLSVQGTDFRSLFNERPIAIASFSGGGCMELLLSMRIQLTHLGALVLGRQLATNKSKVAEDKSINAILNQLLQLNHPN, from the coding sequence ATGTCTAATAAAAAGCTTCTTGTTATAGCTGCTAGTAATGGTGAAAATCTCAAATTAGCAAAAAGATTTCTAGTCGCAGGCAAAGAACTAAATTACTCATGCGAATTACTTGATTTGACAGATTCAAAAAATGATTTGCCTATATTTAATCCACGTAATAATTCAAAAGATAAAGCACCAGAAAATCTAAAGTTAATCAATACTGAAATGGAGAGCCACTCACACTGGGTCATTTGTGCACCAGAATATAACGGCTCAATTCCTCCAATTCTTACAAATGCAATAGCTTGGCTGTCTGTGCAAGGAACAGATTTTCGAAGTTTATTCAACGAACGCCCAATTGCAATTGCAAGTTTTTCAGGAGGAGGATGTATGGAGTTATTACTTTCGATGCGTATTCAATTAACCCACCTTGGGGCTTTAGTCTTAGGTCGTCAATTAGCTACGAATAAATCAAAAGTTGCTGAGGATAAATCAATCAACGCCATTCTAAATCAACTACTACAACTAAATCATCCTAATTAA
- a CDS encoding diflavin flavoprotein, with product MTIEQNSSTNLNTLIKKTIQIPIEDNFICLRSLNPKRTRFEVEYSLEKGSCTNSFLFNSSQDEYSESHDYILIHPPGLTFEKEFLDEFETLISSDSSAIKLVMGHINPNKVAFVKRMNVKYKNLTVICSNPGAKLFKEIWNLRKPSQNTNPKEALEKVEVLPNIQIIKQLETHTLNSNFEVTFIPAPTARWPGGLIVFEKQTGLLMSDKLFGAHVYEEKWAELNSSSTEEERRHYFDCLMAPMSTQVNSIIEKFEDFEIDTIVPGHGPAISGSWRSLLNNYQSWGESQKYSNLRVALLFASAYGNTAAIADAIARGISKTGVKVKIINCEFTASDSLVTEIRKADGYLIGSPTLGGHAPTPIVSALGSLLAEGDRGKPAGVFGSYGWSGEALDLLEKKLKDGGFKFGFEPIKIKFSPDPLMIKKLEETGIQFGKQLINAKLRQQRKANVGLNTSKSDPTINALGRVVGSLCILTAQKGDEDNLISGAMVASWVSQASFSPPGITIAVAKERAVENLLHTGDNFALNILEQNNHQSLLKQFLQSFKPGDNRFTDLEIKLSPSNQPLLNEALAWLEGTVSQRMECGDHWLIYAEIKYGKVIKKDGVTAVHHRKTGANY from the coding sequence ATGACAATAGAGCAAAATTCTTCGACAAATTTAAACACTTTAATAAAAAAAACTATTCAGATTCCCATTGAGGATAACTTCATTTGCTTAAGAAGCTTAAACCCAAAAAGAACAAGATTTGAAGTTGAATATTCTCTTGAGAAAGGTAGTTGCACTAATTCTTTTTTATTTAATTCTTCTCAAGATGAATATTCTGAATCACATGACTATATTTTAATTCATCCTCCTGGTTTAACATTTGAAAAAGAATTTTTAGACGAATTCGAGACATTAATTAGTAGTGATTCGTCTGCAATAAAGCTAGTCATGGGTCATATCAATCCCAATAAAGTAGCTTTTGTGAAAAGAATGAATGTGAAATATAAAAATTTAACGGTTATTTGTTCTAATCCAGGAGCAAAATTATTCAAAGAGATTTGGAATTTACGAAAACCCTCGCAAAATACAAATCCTAAAGAAGCATTGGAGAAAGTTGAAGTTCTTCCAAATATACAAATCATCAAACAATTAGAAACTCATACACTTAACAGTAATTTTGAGGTTACGTTCATTCCCGCGCCAACAGCTCGCTGGCCTGGTGGACTAATTGTTTTTGAAAAGCAAACTGGTTTATTGATGAGTGATAAATTATTCGGTGCTCATGTTTATGAAGAAAAATGGGCTGAATTAAACAGTAGTAGCACGGAAGAAGAGAGAAGACATTACTTCGATTGTCTAATGGCGCCAATGTCTACCCAAGTCAATAGTATTATCGAAAAATTTGAAGACTTTGAGATTGATACGATAGTACCCGGACATGGACCTGCAATCAGCGGTAGTTGGAGGAGTTTATTAAACAACTACCAAAGCTGGGGAGAAAGCCAAAAATACAGCAATTTAAGAGTTGCACTATTATTTGCAAGTGCATATGGAAATACTGCTGCTATTGCTGATGCCATTGCTAGAGGAATTAGTAAAACAGGGGTCAAAGTTAAGATTATTAATTGTGAATTCACCGCATCAGATAGCTTAGTCACTGAAATTCGTAAAGCAGATGGATATTTAATTGGATCGCCAACATTAGGAGGGCATGCACCCACCCCAATTGTTTCAGCACTTGGGTCGCTTTTGGCTGAGGGAGATAGAGGAAAGCCGGCTGGAGTATTTGGAAGTTATGGATGGAGTGGAGAAGCTCTTGATTTACTTGAAAAAAAATTAAAAGATGGAGGCTTTAAATTTGGATTCGAACCTATCAAAATTAAATTTAGTCCTGACCCTTTAATGATTAAAAAACTTGAAGAAACAGGTATCCAATTTGGTAAGCAATTAATTAATGCAAAATTACGTCAACAAAGAAAGGCTAATGTAGGTTTAAATACAAGTAAAAGTGATCCAACAATTAATGCACTAGGAAGGGTCGTCGGATCACTATGTATATTGACTGCTCAAAAAGGAGATGAAGATAATCTGATTAGCGGAGCGATGGTTGCAAGTTGGGTTAGTCAAGCAAGCTTTTCTCCTCCTGGTATTACTATTGCAGTCGCTAAAGAAAGAGCTGTAGAAAACTTACTTCATACAGGAGATAACTTTGCTCTTAACATTTTAGAGCAAAATAATCACCAAAGCCTCCTTAAACAATTTCTCCAATCATTCAAACCTGGAGATAATAGATTTACCGATCTTGAGATTAAATTAAGTCCAAGCAATCAGCCATTATTAAACGAAGCTTTAGCCTGGCTGGAGGGTACAGTTAGTCAACGAATGGAGTGTGGGGATCATTGGCTGATATATGCTGAGATTAAATATGGAAAAGTCATTAAAAAAGATGGAGTAACAGCAGTTCATCATCGAAAAACCGGAGCGAACTACTAG
- the speA gene encoding biosynthetic arginine decarboxylase, producing the protein MAVKITNQSLSWTIQNSSELYGIDRWGKGYFTINEKGNISICPNGSNNKSHDLMELLDELESRKLKFPLLIRFDDILEDCLKNLHKAFEKAINDYQYQGKYQGVFPIKCNQQRHVVEELITCGSKWNFGLEAGSKPELLIALSILEDPKALLICNGYKDQRYIETAILARQLGRQPIVVIEQANDVELIIKSSNLLGASPLIGIRAKLSSQSSGRWSSSIGDKSKFGLSIPEILKAIKRLKEANLLNELKLLHFHLGSQINDIGVLKDALQEAGQIYAELINLGAPMGYLDVGGGLGIDYDGSQTASIASTNYSLQNYANDVVATIKECCESKKIPLPTLITESGRAIASHFSILIFNILGKNSLPSDIPKENEKECLSVRNLRETLVHINSLELKQEKDLAKLQEAWNDSLKFKADALAAFRLGYIDLVERAKAEQLTWACAKTIVNQLPKNILLPKELKKLSESLAVTYYANLSVFRSAPDTWAIDQVFPIMPIHRLSKEPKKLGHFADLTCDSDGKLDQFIDNGKIKNLLPLHEFNQNEKYLIGLFLGGAYQEVMGNLHNLFGSTNAVHIRFTENGNYKVEHVIRGNTKSNVLEYLEHDPEILLERLRKSSELAIQGGHLKIHDAQKLIEHVEASLRQSTYLQS; encoded by the coding sequence ATGGCTGTGAAAATTACTAATCAATCTCTCTCTTGGACTATTCAAAATAGCTCAGAGCTCTATGGAATTGATCGATGGGGAAAGGGTTATTTCACTATCAATGAAAAAGGGAATATTAGTATTTGTCCTAACGGTTCCAACAACAAATCTCATGATTTAATGGAACTTTTAGATGAACTCGAAAGTCGAAAACTAAAATTTCCTCTGTTAATAAGATTTGACGATATTCTCGAAGACTGCTTAAAAAACTTACATAAAGCTTTTGAAAAAGCGATTAATGACTATCAATATCAAGGAAAATACCAAGGTGTGTTTCCAATCAAATGTAATCAACAGCGTCACGTAGTTGAAGAATTAATCACCTGTGGTTCCAAATGGAATTTTGGCTTAGAAGCTGGAAGCAAACCAGAGTTACTAATTGCTTTATCAATCCTAGAAGATCCTAAAGCCTTACTCATATGTAATGGCTATAAAGATCAACGTTACATTGAAACAGCTATTTTAGCACGTCAGCTTGGACGTCAACCTATAGTAGTTATAGAACAAGCAAATGATGTTGAGCTTATAATCAAATCTAGTAATTTACTGGGAGCGTCTCCACTCATAGGAATACGAGCCAAGCTATCGAGTCAAAGCAGTGGAAGGTGGAGTAGCTCGATTGGTGACAAGTCAAAATTTGGACTTTCAATTCCAGAAATTTTAAAAGCAATCAAAAGGTTAAAAGAAGCAAATCTTCTCAATGAATTAAAGCTTTTACATTTTCATCTAGGGAGTCAAATTAACGATATAGGTGTTTTAAAAGATGCCTTACAAGAAGCAGGACAAATTTATGCCGAATTAATTAATCTTGGGGCACCTATGGGATACTTAGATGTTGGAGGTGGCTTAGGAATTGATTACGATGGAAGTCAAACCGCCTCAATAGCATCTACTAACTATTCACTTCAAAATTATGCAAATGATGTAGTAGCAACAATTAAAGAATGTTGTGAATCAAAAAAGATACCACTACCCACTTTAATTACAGAGAGTGGAAGAGCTATTGCTAGTCACTTTTCGATTTTAATCTTCAATATTCTAGGTAAAAATTCGTTACCTTCTGACATTCCGAAAGAAAACGAAAAAGAATGTCTCTCTGTCAGAAATTTACGTGAAACATTAGTCCATATAAATTCTCTAGAACTTAAGCAAGAAAAAGATTTAGCCAAACTACAAGAAGCATGGAATGATTCTCTTAAATTCAAAGCAGATGCACTTGCGGCTTTTCGACTCGGTTATATAGATTTAGTTGAACGAGCAAAAGCTGAGCAGTTGACATGGGCCTGTGCAAAAACAATAGTTAATCAGTTACCAAAAAACATACTTTTACCTAAAGAACTAAAGAAATTAAGTGAAAGCTTAGCCGTAACGTATTACGCAAATCTTTCCGTATTTAGATCAGCTCCAGACACATGGGCCATTGATCAAGTCTTTCCAATTATGCCAATCCATCGGCTTAGCAAAGAACCGAAAAAACTTGGTCACTTTGCAGATTTAACGTGTGATTCAGATGGAAAGCTTGATCAATTTATTGATAATGGAAAAATTAAAAATTTGCTCCCTCTTCATGAATTTAATCAAAACGAAAAATATCTAATTGGTCTTTTCTTGGGTGGCGCCTATCAAGAAGTAATGGGAAATCTACATAATTTATTTGGGAGTACTAATGCAGTCCATATAAGATTTACAGAAAATGGGAACTATAAAGTTGAGCATGTCATTCGTGGGAATACAAAATCAAATGTTCTTGAATATTTAGAACATGATCCAGAAATATTATTAGAACGATTACGAAAATCAAGCGAATTAGCTATTCAAGGTGGGCATCTAAAAATCCATGATGCACAAAAACTAATAGAGCATGTAGAAGCAAGCCTCCGTCAAAGTACCTACCTACAGAGCTAA